A window from Methylococcus mesophilus encodes these proteins:
- a CDS encoding Ppx/GppA phosphatase family protein, producing MSRKFNGSIDYNGGVRPPNIQGQALYQNPPAASSPVSRTNCGPQGRRNPPELVAAIDLGSNSFHMIVANLRGSELVVVDRLREMVRLAAGLTPARNLSPEVQLRALECLERLGQRVRDMPPGTVRAVGTNTLRAARNAQAFLIMAEQALGHPIEIISGIEEARLTYLGVAQSLAANGRRRMVMDIGGGSTEFIIGVDNTPRDKESLRLGCVSMSLAHFGDGKITPKRFRRAVLHAEQELEPIEHVFNRDRWDEAVGSSGTLRVIQRIIQTSGWSRDGITPEGLNRLADAMLAAGHVDRLALPELSPERRPIIVGGTAIVHAAFNVLRVPLMKVADGALREGLLYDLLGRLFDDDVRSRSVSALAARYHVDAAHAGRVRDTARQLLEQWPWTGTIDRDVARLWLDWAAELHEIGLDIAHSQYQKHGAYIAANADLAGFSRHEQNVLAALIRAHRRKFPAKLFRELPAPWNEAGKALAVILRLAVVLNRSRQNVPPDTTLDHRGNAIALGFPEGWLSEHPLTCADLEQEAEYLRGADLALNFT from the coding sequence GTGTCACGGAAATTTAACGGCTCGATTGATTACAATGGAGGCGTCCGTCCCCCCAACATTCAAGGCCAGGCATTGTATCAGAACCCTCCCGCCGCCTCGTCCCCGGTTTCACGCACAAACTGCGGACCGCAAGGCCGCCGAAATCCGCCGGAACTCGTCGCGGCGATCGACCTCGGCTCCAATAGCTTCCACATGATCGTCGCCAACCTTCGCGGCAGCGAACTGGTGGTGGTCGACCGCCTGCGCGAAATGGTCCGGCTGGCCGCCGGCCTCACGCCGGCGCGCAATCTGAGCCCGGAAGTCCAACTGCGCGCACTGGAATGCCTGGAACGGTTAGGCCAGCGGGTACGCGACATGCCGCCCGGCACCGTCCGCGCCGTGGGCACCAATACACTCCGGGCCGCCCGCAACGCCCAGGCTTTCCTCATCATGGCGGAACAGGCGCTGGGCCATCCCATCGAGATCATTTCCGGCATCGAGGAAGCCCGCCTGACCTATCTGGGCGTCGCGCAGAGTCTGGCCGCCAACGGCCGGCGCCGGATGGTCATGGACATCGGCGGCGGCAGCACCGAATTCATCATCGGCGTGGACAACACCCCGCGCGACAAGGAAAGCCTGCGCCTGGGCTGCGTGTCCATGAGCCTCGCCCATTTCGGAGACGGCAAGATCACCCCCAAGCGCTTCCGGCGCGCGGTCCTCCACGCCGAACAGGAACTCGAACCGATCGAGCATGTCTTCAACCGCGACCGCTGGGACGAAGCGGTCGGCTCCTCCGGCACCTTGCGCGTAATCCAGCGCATCATCCAGACCTCGGGCTGGAGTCGGGACGGCATCACGCCGGAAGGACTGAACCGCCTGGCGGACGCGATGCTTGCCGCTGGCCACGTCGACCGCCTTGCGCTTCCCGAACTCAGCCCGGAGCGCCGGCCCATCATCGTTGGCGGAACGGCGATCGTCCATGCCGCCTTCAACGTGCTGCGCGTCCCCCTCATGAAAGTCGCGGACGGCGCTCTGCGGGAGGGATTGCTGTACGACCTGCTGGGCCGTCTGTTCGACGACGACGTCCGGAGCCGCAGCGTGTCGGCCCTGGCGGCGCGCTACCACGTCGACGCCGCCCATGCCGGCCGGGTGCGCGATACCGCCCGCCAGCTGCTGGAACAATGGCCCTGGACCGGCACCATCGACCGCGATGTCGCCCGGCTCTGGCTGGACTGGGCGGCGGAACTGCATGAGATCGGCCTAGACATCGCCCACAGCCAATACCAGAAACACGGCGCCTACATCGCCGCCAACGCCGATCTGGCCGGATTTTCACGCCACGAGCAGAACGTCCTGGCCGCGCTGATCCGCGCCCACCGGCGAAAGTTCCCGGCCAAGCTGTTCCGCGAACTACCCGCCCCTTGGAACGAGGCCGGGAAAGCCCTCGCAGTGATACTTCGGCTCGCCGTGGTCCTCAACCGCAGCCGCCAAAACGTTCCGCCGGACACGACACTGGACCACCGGGGCAATGCCATCGCCCTGGGCTTTCCAGAAGGCTGGCTCAG
- a CDS encoding ABC transporter ATP-binding protein: MTPALSIRNLRKTYRNGHEALKGIDLDVAAGDFFALLGPNGAGKSTTIGILSSLITKSSGTVRIFGHDLDREREAAKCCLGLVPQEVNFNQFEKVIDVVINQAGYYGIPRREARRRAEECITQLGLWDKRNSVSRHLSGGMKRRLMIARALVHRPRLLILDEPTAGVDIEIRRSMWALLRRINREGTTIILTTHYLEEAENLCRHIAIINHGRIVEHSDMASLLAKLEANAFILELRHPVSALPEVPGYRLELRGERTVLATVPTELGVHGLFDALGQAGIEVATLRNAANRLEQLFVDMLETSEDGA, from the coding sequence GTGACACCGGCCCTCTCCATCCGCAATCTCCGCAAGACCTACCGCAACGGACACGAGGCTCTCAAAGGCATCGACCTGGACGTGGCGGCGGGGGATTTCTTCGCGTTGCTCGGGCCGAATGGCGCCGGCAAGTCGACCACCATCGGCATCTTGAGTTCGCTGATAACCAAAAGTTCGGGTACGGTGCGCATTTTCGGCCATGATCTCGACCGCGAGCGGGAGGCCGCCAAGTGCTGCCTGGGCCTGGTTCCGCAGGAAGTCAATTTCAACCAGTTCGAGAAAGTCATCGACGTCGTGATCAACCAGGCGGGCTACTACGGCATTCCCCGCCGCGAGGCTCGTCGCCGCGCCGAGGAGTGCATCACCCAATTGGGGCTCTGGGACAAGCGCAATTCCGTGTCCCGCCATCTCTCCGGCGGCATGAAGCGGCGCCTGATGATCGCCCGCGCGCTGGTGCACCGGCCGCGGCTCCTGATCCTCGATGAGCCGACCGCCGGGGTCGACATCGAGATCCGCCGGTCGATGTGGGCCTTGCTGCGCCGCATCAACCGCGAAGGCACGACCATCATCCTGACTACCCATTACCTGGAAGAAGCCGAAAACCTCTGCCGCCACATTGCCATCATCAATCACGGCCGGATCGTGGAGCACAGCGACATGGCCAGCTTGCTGGCCAAGCTCGAGGCGAACGCCTTCATCCTGGAACTGCGTCACCCCGTGTCGGCGCTGCCCGAGGTTCCCGGCTATCGGCTGGAACTGCGGGGCGAGCGCACCGTCCTGGCCACGGTGCCGACGGAACTCGGGGTGCATGGCCTGTTCGACGCCCTCGGCCAGGCCGGCATCGAGGTGGCAACTCTGCGCAATGCGGCGAACCGGCTGGAACAGCTTTTCGTGGACATGCTCGAGACGTCCGAAGACGGTGCCTGA
- a CDS encoding ABC transporter permease: MNYRVALQTILFKEIYRFLRIWPQTVLPPAVTTGLYFLIFGTVVGARIGEMGGFSYIDYIVPGVVLMSVITNSYMNVVSSFYSTKFQHNIEELLVAPVPDGVILAGYVGGGVVRGLVVGGVVLAISALFADFRPVHPWAVAAMFVLTATLFSLAGFLNAIFANSFDDISIVPNFVLTPLVYLGGVFYSIELLPEFWREASRFNPILYMINAFRYGFLGISDVPVELAFAMVGILILGLTLAALILLRRGTGLKA; the protein is encoded by the coding sequence ATGAACTACCGCGTCGCTCTGCAGACCATCCTGTTCAAAGAAATCTACCGGTTCCTGCGGATCTGGCCGCAGACCGTGCTGCCGCCGGCGGTGACCACGGGCCTGTATTTCCTGATCTTCGGTACGGTGGTCGGCGCCCGGATCGGCGAAATGGGCGGTTTCAGCTACATCGACTACATCGTCCCCGGCGTGGTCCTGATGTCGGTCATCACCAATTCGTACATGAACGTGGTGTCTTCGTTCTATTCCACCAAGTTCCAGCACAACATCGAGGAATTGCTGGTGGCGCCGGTGCCCGATGGAGTGATTCTGGCGGGCTACGTCGGCGGCGGGGTGGTGCGGGGGCTGGTGGTCGGTGGGGTGGTGCTGGCGATCTCGGCGCTGTTCGCCGATTTCCGCCCGGTGCATCCCTGGGCGGTGGCGGCCATGTTCGTGCTGACGGCGACCCTGTTCTCCCTGGCGGGTTTCCTGAACGCGATATTTGCAAACAGCTTCGACGACATTTCCATCGTGCCGAATTTCGTGCTCACGCCGCTGGTTTACCTGGGCGGCGTGTTCTACTCGATCGAACTGCTGCCGGAATTCTGGCGGGAGGCTTCGCGCTTCAACCCCATCCTGTACATGATCAACGCCTTCCGCTACGGCTTTCTGGGGATTTCCGACGTTCCGGTGGAACTGGCTTTCGCCATGGTCGGGATTTTGATCCTGGGCTTGACGCTGGCGGCGCTGATCCTGTTGCGGCGGGGAACGGGTCTCAAGGCTTGA
- a CDS encoding helix-turn-helix domain-containing protein: MEHQPNVSQKLRVTCTNCSLNSLCIPRGLAQEDVDRIADIVGRRKTLARGEYLYRRGDSFRGIIAIKAGTAKLIAQDRRGEEFVSAFLLPGELLGFDGLSTDIHQCSAIALETFSYCELPAAQLDSLCREVPKLLRELFRHAGKSIDSATDLALLAKRPAEARVAAFLADLSERLQQRGFSGAEFRLSLTRQEIGEYLGMALETVSRILSQFANQGVITINSRNVQILDTAALKRIARGDQLLKP, translated from the coding sequence ATGGAACACCAGCCCAACGTCTCCCAAAAACTCCGCGTCACCTGTACCAACTGCAGCCTCAACTCGCTGTGCATACCGCGCGGCCTCGCCCAGGAAGACGTCGACCGGATCGCCGACATCGTCGGGCGCAGGAAGACCCTGGCGCGCGGCGAATACCTCTACCGGCGCGGGGATTCCTTCCGCGGCATCATCGCGATCAAGGCCGGCACCGCCAAGCTGATCGCCCAGGACCGGCGTGGGGAGGAGTTCGTCTCCGCGTTCCTGCTGCCGGGCGAACTGCTCGGGTTCGACGGCCTCTCCACGGACATTCACCAGTGCTCCGCCATCGCGCTGGAAACCTTCAGCTATTGCGAGCTGCCCGCCGCCCAGTTGGACTCCCTGTGCCGGGAGGTGCCCAAACTCCTGCGCGAGCTGTTCCGGCATGCGGGCAAGAGCATCGACAGCGCCACCGACCTTGCCCTGCTCGCCAAGCGGCCTGCCGAGGCCCGCGTCGCCGCCTTTCTCGCCGATCTGTCCGAACGCCTGCAGCAGCGCGGATTTTCCGGCGCCGAGTTCCGCCTGAGCCTGACCCGCCAGGAGATCGGCGAATACTTAGGGATGGCGCTGGAAACCGTGAGCCGCATTCTCAGCCAGTTCGCCAACCAGGGCGTCATCACCATCAACAGCCGCAACGTCCAGATCCTCGACACCGCTGCGCTGAAACGGATCGCCCGGGGCGACCAGTTGCTCAAGCCTTGA
- a CDS encoding glycosyl hydrolase family 57 has translation MTEIAEYVDGLPNICGSESLIEEALEHRPAEVFRPSSPIAFDRVRSACAIALHMHQPLIPAGGGDLASAEIISNLQYMMENQHIGDNHNAPVFRWCYKRMGEFIPQLMEEGKEPRVMLEYSGTLFHGLRKMGLDDVLDSLKTITCHPEYRRAVEWLGCPWGHAVAPSTPSQDFRLHVQAWQQHFAGIFGLEALERVRGFSPSEMALPNHPDVAYEYVKTLKDCGYLWVLVQEHTVEGPENGRGPELKHLPHRLVCRNSAGESVSIIAIVKTQGSDTKLVAQMQPYYEAKSLSRWELAGKSVPPLVTQIADGENGGVMMNEFPPKFLEVVREASASDTPLMNATEYLEFLFALGIRESDLPELQPIHQNKIWERFQPGDGPEKLANTIEELRKEDHRFHMEGGSWTNDISWVRGYENVLGPMEEASVAFNAKAIAPGVNPAEARFRKGLFHLLTAQTSCYRYWGQGLWTDYGRELCRRTLSILQHEF, from the coding sequence ATGACTGAGATAGCGGAATACGTGGACGGCCTGCCCAACATCTGTGGCAGCGAAAGCCTGATCGAAGAGGCGCTGGAGCATCGCCCGGCCGAGGTCTTCCGACCCTCCAGCCCGATCGCATTCGATCGTGTCCGCAGCGCCTGCGCCATCGCCCTGCACATGCACCAGCCGCTCATTCCCGCCGGCGGCGGCGACCTCGCCAGCGCCGAGATCATCAGCAATCTCCAGTACATGATGGAAAACCAGCACATCGGCGACAACCACAATGCCCCGGTGTTCCGCTGGTGCTACAAGCGCATGGGCGAATTCATTCCCCAGCTGATGGAGGAAGGCAAGGAACCGCGGGTGATGCTGGAGTATTCAGGCACGTTGTTCCATGGGCTGCGCAAGATGGGCCTGGACGACGTCCTCGACAGCTTGAAGACCATTACCTGCCACCCGGAATACCGCCGCGCCGTCGAGTGGCTGGGCTGCCCCTGGGGGCACGCGGTCGCGCCGTCCACCCCGAGCCAGGACTTCCGGCTCCACGTCCAGGCCTGGCAGCAGCATTTCGCCGGCATCTTCGGCCTGGAGGCCCTGGAACGGGTTCGCGGCTTTTCTCCGTCCGAGATGGCTCTGCCCAATCATCCCGACGTCGCCTACGAATACGTCAAGACCCTCAAGGACTGCGGCTATTTGTGGGTGCTGGTACAGGAGCACACGGTGGAGGGTCCGGAAAACGGCCGGGGACCGGAGCTGAAGCACCTGCCGCACCGGCTGGTTTGCCGCAACTCCGCCGGCGAAAGCGTCAGCATCATCGCCATCGTCAAGACCCAGGGCAGCGACACCAAACTGGTCGCGCAGATGCAGCCCTATTACGAAGCCAAGAGCCTGTCGCGTTGGGAGCTCGCCGGCAAGAGCGTACCGCCCCTGGTCACCCAGATCGCCGACGGCGAGAACGGCGGGGTGATGATGAACGAATTCCCGCCCAAGTTCCTGGAGGTGGTGCGCGAAGCCAGTGCCAGCGACACCCCGCTGATGAACGCCACCGAATATCTGGAGTTCCTGTTCGCTCTGGGTATACGGGAGTCCGACCTGCCCGAACTCCAGCCGATCCACCAGAACAAGATCTGGGAGCGCTTCCAGCCCGGCGATGGCCCGGAGAAGCTGGCTAACACCATCGAGGAATTGAGGAAGGAAGACCACCGCTTCCACATGGAAGGCGGAAGCTGGACCAACGACATCTCCTGGGTGCGTGGCTACGAGAATGTGCTGGGGCCGATGGAGGAGGCCAGCGTGGCGTTCAACGCCAAGGCCATCGCACCTGGGGTGAACCCCGCCGAAGCGCGCTTCCGCAAGGGGCTGTTCCACCTGCTGACGGCGCAGACGAGCTGCTACCGCTACTGGGGCCAGGGACTGTGGACCGACTACGGACGCGAGCTTTGCCGCCGCACCCTGTCCATCCTCCAGCACGAATTCTGA
- a CDS encoding polysaccharide deacetylase family protein, protein MTIHHALVLNLHQPPGNLEYLLDHQDWEAKEILFAYDRIARSLWDYSDVGRVHLSVSGTLLETLSSPGFQERVYGIVDCGSVLWHWQNQSIIDILGTGYYHPVLPLIPERDRLEHLKRWQGIAGHVFWRQRFNGFWPPEMGFSMELIPVLRKCGYRYVIVDSEHVEPVTPMAWQEIRYRPHIARHGSMEIIVIVRDRDLSDAQEAGMEPGWFESELKERTKWCNFEPLVTTCTDGENGGWFRNTTHEANFWGAFYQPLLAAARRGGDIQPAFIHDYLDRYGVFGEVKVKTGAWNTGWHHGRDFTQWTGSEAQKHGLAELQALSDALHAELDKPGAQAAGQDLDTALWRLLRAETSCNFYWGEDWVGRARADLEESRAALARHLATRLPQRRETSVAAPETRHLPETPKQPAG, encoded by the coding sequence ATGACCATCCACCATGCCCTGGTGCTGAACCTGCACCAGCCTCCCGGCAACCTGGAGTACCTGCTCGACCATCAGGATTGGGAAGCCAAGGAAATCCTGTTCGCCTATGACCGCATCGCCCGCTCGCTGTGGGACTATTCCGACGTCGGCCGGGTGCATCTGTCGGTCTCCGGGACCCTGCTGGAAACCCTCTCCAGTCCGGGATTCCAGGAACGGGTCTACGGCATCGTCGACTGCGGCTCGGTGCTCTGGCACTGGCAGAACCAGTCCATCATCGACATCCTAGGCACCGGCTACTACCACCCGGTGCTGCCGTTGATTCCCGAGCGCGACCGGCTCGAACACCTCAAACGCTGGCAGGGCATCGCCGGCCACGTGTTCTGGCGTCAGCGCTTCAACGGCTTCTGGCCGCCGGAGATGGGCTTCTCCATGGAACTGATCCCCGTGCTGCGCAAATGCGGCTACCGCTACGTGATCGTCGACAGCGAGCACGTGGAGCCCGTCACCCCCATGGCCTGGCAGGAAATCCGCTACCGCCCCCACATCGCCCGCCACGGCAGCATGGAAATCATCGTCATCGTGCGCGACCGCGACCTATCGGACGCCCAGGAAGCCGGGATGGAGCCTGGCTGGTTCGAGAGCGAGCTGAAGGAGCGCACCAAGTGGTGCAATTTCGAGCCGCTGGTCACCACCTGCACCGACGGCGAGAACGGCGGCTGGTTCCGCAACACCACCCACGAGGCCAATTTCTGGGGGGCGTTCTACCAGCCGCTGCTGGCGGCGGCGCGCAGGGGCGGCGACATCCAGCCGGCCTTCATCCACGATTATCTGGACCGCTACGGCGTGTTCGGCGAAGTCAAGGTCAAGACCGGCGCATGGAACACCGGCTGGCACCACGGCCGCGACTTCACCCAATGGACAGGCTCGGAAGCGCAGAAACACGGGCTGGCCGAACTCCAGGCGCTGAGCGATGCCTTGCACGCCGAACTCGACAAACCCGGCGCTCAGGCGGCCGGCCAGGACCTCGATACGGCGCTGTGGCGGCTACTGCGGGCGGAAACGAGCTGCAATTTCTACTGGGGTGAGGATTGGGTCGGACGCGCCCGCGCCGATCTGGAGGAATCCCGCGCTGCCCTGGCGCGCCACCTCGCCACCCGCCTACCGCAGCGCCGTGAGACGTCCGTCGCCGCGCCGGAAACTCGGCATCTACCGGAAACGCCCAAACAGCCTGCGGGCTGA
- a CDS encoding ankyrin repeat domain-containing protein: MYRRISTREAREVIETKEPLLLDVRDAGAYHSGHLPGALLFSDLNPLELRRSLPRDKPLLVYCYHGIASQDVAQMFADFGFGEVYSLDGGFEAWHADTAQLRAPSDPLAGWLREHGFEPGGPNGEGGGTWPLIKACQLGRADVVEALAAAGADLTVTDAYGNDALWAACYSGDLPTIAALLDAGIDPDRRNPSGATALIFAASSGRTEAVSLLLDRGADPGIRTEDDFTALDLAENIEILRLLRRAERRESHA; this comes from the coding sequence ATGTACCGACGCATATCGACACGTGAAGCACGCGAAGTGATCGAGACGAAAGAGCCGCTGTTGCTCGACGTCCGCGATGCCGGCGCTTACCACAGCGGCCACCTGCCCGGCGCGCTGCTGTTCTCCGATCTCAATCCGTTGGAATTGCGCAGAAGCCTGCCGCGCGACAAGCCTTTGCTTGTGTACTGCTATCACGGCATCGCCAGCCAGGATGTCGCCCAGATGTTCGCCGATTTCGGTTTCGGCGAAGTATACAGCCTGGACGGCGGTTTCGAAGCTTGGCATGCCGACACTGCGCAGCTGCGGGCACCGTCCGATCCGCTGGCCGGCTGGCTGCGCGAGCACGGCTTCGAGCCGGGCGGGCCGAACGGCGAGGGCGGCGGGACGTGGCCCCTCATCAAGGCCTGCCAACTGGGAAGAGCCGACGTCGTCGAGGCACTTGCCGCCGCCGGGGCGGACCTGACCGTAACCGACGCCTATGGCAACGACGCCCTGTGGGCGGCGTGCTACAGCGGGGATCTTCCGACCATTGCGGCCCTGCTCGATGCCGGCATCGATCCGGACCGCCGCAACCCGTCCGGTGCGACCGCACTCATTTTCGCCGCCTCGTCCGGCAGGACCGAAGCCGTTTCGCTCCTGCTCGACCGCGGCGCCGATCCCGGTATCCGGACGGAGGACGATTTCACGGCCCTGGATCTGGCGGAGAACATCGAGATCCTCCGTCTGCTGCGGCGTGCGGAACGGCGCGAAAGCCATGCCTGA
- a CDS encoding 4Fe4S-binding leucine-rich repeat protein, whose product MPEPVPENAATAGTGAGPASTPDCAGCEFEKDLLPAGRCDPADACIQVQNSRRIDGFLKGNPALAERYLFDSQWERRAVAARYAAQSALKPLLFDDDEAVRRTVAYRVPVDWLDALMHDVDREVRITVADRLPAERLEAMVADADYLVRVYVARRMPAGRLFRMIADPDEQVRKEVARRLPPQSLALMAYDENLQVRQIVAERMDPDSATLLLRDREWLIRYLAAVKVPPESLRELLDDPVEEVREVVRARLAGG is encoded by the coding sequence ATGCCTGAGCCCGTTCCCGAAAATGCCGCTACAGCCGGGACGGGAGCCGGTCCCGCCTCCACGCCGGACTGCGCCGGCTGCGAATTCGAAAAGGACCTGCTGCCGGCGGGCCGCTGCGATCCGGCCGACGCTTGCATCCAGGTTCAGAACAGCCGGCGGATCGACGGCTTCCTGAAGGGCAATCCGGCACTCGCCGAGCGCTACCTCTTCGACTCCCAATGGGAGCGCCGGGCCGTCGCCGCCCGTTATGCCGCTCAGAGCGCACTCAAGCCGCTCTTGTTCGACGACGACGAGGCGGTCCGGCGCACCGTCGCCTATCGTGTGCCGGTGGACTGGCTGGACGCTCTGATGCACGACGTCGACCGGGAGGTTCGGATCACTGTGGCCGACCGTCTGCCCGCGGAGCGGCTGGAAGCGATGGTAGCGGATGCGGATTACCTGGTGCGTGTCTACGTGGCGCGGCGGATGCCGGCGGGCCGGCTGTTCCGCATGATCGCCGACCCCGACGAACAGGTGCGCAAGGAAGTGGCGCGGCGGCTGCCGCCGCAGAGCCTCGCCCTGATGGCTTACGACGAGAACCTGCAGGTCCGCCAGATCGTCGCCGAGCGGATGGATCCGGACAGCGCGACGCTGCTGCTGCGCGACCGTGAATGGCTGATCCGCTACCTCGCCGCCGTTAAAGTGCCGCCGGAGTCCTTGCGGGAGCTGCTCGACGACCCGGTGGAAGAGGTGCGCGAGGTGGTCCGGGCGCGGCTGGCGGGAGGGTGA